In Cryptococcus gattii WM276 chromosome N, complete sequence, a single window of DNA contains:
- a CDS encoding Hypothetical protein (Similar to TIGR gene model, INSD accession AAW47082.1; CNN01370) produces MPVDKKQRKGAHPYRKPRPNPSDPSSSDKPARPKPTHRIPATEARDEAGIPGLSKLKSSIRQTKRLLAKENLEPGLRVSTQRRLTSLEADLAAAERREVEKKNGAKYHKVCPSPLVLQVRKKRQKLVRLIKRCNRKLIGSETSSKKRSKHEEELLDARIMLNYVLHFPNTQKYIALFPSNPNQTESEDDDVDSSKPKLKLPALLHPVPSAEECEKMDKPTKRRYDLLLETKKLMEEGKLKNEPETDLKKGQVDGVVVGLGADVEIGLEDKKKAKQNTAQGTGEEEDDFFESGDE; encoded by the exons ATGCCTGTTGACAAGAAACAACGCAAAGGCGCTCACCCATACCGTAAACCCCGACCCAACCCTTCCGacccttcctcctccgATAAGCCTGCCCGACCCAAACCTACGCATAGGATCCCAGCCACAGAAGCACGAGATGAAGCTGGTATTCCCGGATTGAGCAAGCTAAAGTCTAGTATCAGGCAAACAAAACGATTGTTGGCCAAG GAAAATCTCGAACCAGGATTGCGTGTGTCTACTCAAAGAAGGCTGACTAGTTTGGAGGCGGATCTGGCCGCTGCtgagaggagagaggtggaaaaaaagaatgGTGCCAAGTATCACAAGGTATGTCCGTCCCCTCTGGTACTTCAGGTACGCAAGA AACGTCAAAAGCTTGTTCGATTAATCAAACGATGCAACCGAAAACTCATAGGCTCGGAAACGTCGAGCAAGAAGCGATCCAAGCATGAGGAAGAATTACTCGACGCTAGAATTATGCTTAATTATGTGTTACACTTCCC AAACACTCAAAAATACATTGCCCTTTTCCCCAGTAACCCTAACCAGACAGAGAGCGAAGATGACGATGTGGATTCTTCAAAACCCAAGCTCAAACTCCCTGCACTCCTTCATCCCGTACCATCAGCAGAAGAGTGCGAAAAAATGGACAAGCCCACCAAACGACGATATGACCTCTTGTTGGAGACCAAGAAATTGATGGAGGAGGGAAAGCTCAAGAACGAGCCAGAGACAGACCTGAAGAAGGGTCAAGTGGATGGTGTGGTCGTTGGTTTGGGTGCAGATGTGGAGATTGGTTTGGaagacaagaagaaggccaagCAAAATACTGCTCAAGGAAcaggggaagaagaggacgatTTCTTCGAGTCTGGCGACGAGTAA
- a CDS encoding Aerobic respiration-related protein, putative (Similar to TIGR gene model, INSD accession AAW47084.1): protein MATQVPPSTNPTPFANRPAPPTKDLEIPEDYKKTFRFVDPCEAARKASLDCLERAHYNRSECMDFFTAYKECKGNWLAQRKEDRMKGRDTV, encoded by the exons ATGGCCACCCAAGTCCCTCCATCAACCAACCCTACTCCATTCGCTAACCGACCGGCTCCACCGACGAAGGATCTCGAGATTCCCGAGGACTACAAAAAGACTTTCCGC TTCGTCGACCCTTGCGAAGCGGCTAGGAAGGCGTCATTAGACTGCCTCGAGAGGGCGCATTACAATCGCTCAGAG TGTATGGACTTTTTCACCGCATACAAGGAGTGTAAAGGAAACTGG CTTGCGCaacggaaagaagaccgAATGAAAGGAAGGGATACTGTCTGA
- a CDS encoding Copper-exporting ATPase, putative (Similar to TIGR gene model, INSD accession AAW47086.1) produces MATLGNGPCRQRSASNSSLLSSIVNTIPAPFTNLFTSPRVEQRVLLEDDEAALEEESRSLSKMAPVGLRRVELRVGGMTCGACVASIESQLKQPGIQSVQISLLAERGVVEYDENFVKADGEHWTDDKIAEEIEDIGFEATVVEKSEVEEVELHVYGLVNQEIASSLLSTTEAIAGVHSAILLPPYSQLALTHTPLLVSLRTIVDILTLSFPQLSFLPVSINNDSQIASLQRHKEAALWKRTFVMSAIFAVPVFIIGMLSMYLPTWLMGWTMWKIVTGIYLGDLFCLVLTVPVQTWLAKRFYMNAWKSVKHGSATMDVLVVLGTSSAFCYSVLAMFFAMFSSDPDYHPQTFFDTSTMLITFVSLGRYIENIAKGKTSAALTDLLSLTPSSATIYADPPAEGGLPDSSAQTRKIPTELVQVGDVVLLVPGEKIPADGTVLSGSTSVDESMVTGEALPMPKTAGSQVIGGTVNGLGTITFRVTRAGADTALSQIVKLVEEAQTSKAPIQQFADRVAGIFVPIVITLSLTTFVIWMIISHFWSYGSLPEVFHSPGVSRFGVCLKLCISVVVVACPCALGLSTPTAVMVGTGVGAQNGILIKGGKALEACKGVKRVVLDKTGTVTEGKMTVVSVAWASSPGVVNIGQGDLDTAATLSTTTSANPLQRHTIISLISLAEARSEHPLGMAVAAHGREILSNAGLPPPNGEIVEFESHTGEGLEAVVKLSGGAIEERIRIGKADFVLSNSKLDEAYAEKQQLSMPSEIQEFEQDQMALARTVIFVSIIRPTGVVPVTALALSDSPKPSSAQAIRALKAMGIKVTMLTGDAAATAQAVARQVGIDEDEVYSGISPKGKAKIVQDLGRAGGGVAMVGDGINDSPALVAASLGIALSSGTSIAIEAADVVLVRSDLLDVVAALDLGQTIFKKIKANLIWACCYNVLMIPLAMGVLLPWGINLHPMMAAAAMAFSSVSVVVSSLTLKWWTRPQASVVSGESYLPSSSRRGTVFILVEGARSTIMDGVDRVAEKLPFLKRFTERRRNVPSTAEYEAIPLDRAGAYDV; encoded by the exons ATGGCCACTCTTGGCAATGGCCCCTGCAGGCAACGCTCCGCTTCAAATAGCAGCCTCTTGTCCTCCATCGTAAACACAATCCCTGCGCCCTTTACCAACCTCTTCACTTCTCCAAGAGTAGAACAGAGAGTTTTGCTTGAAGATGACGAAGCAGCgctggaagaagagagtcGATCGCTTAGTAAGATGGCCCCTGTTGGATTACGGAGGGTCGAACTAAGAGTAGGAGGAATGACT TGTGGAGCCTGTGTAGCCTCCATTGAGTCTCAGTTGAAGCAACCCGGTATCCAAAGCGTCCAAATATCTCTGCTCGCTGAGCGAGGAGTAGTAGAGTATGACGAGAACTTTGTCAAGGCGGATGGAGAGCATTGGACGGACGACAAGATCGCCGAAGAAATAGAAGACATTGGATTCGAAGCCACTGTCGTTGAGAAGAGTgaagtggaagaggtaGAATTGCATGTATACGG ATTGGTGAATCAAGAAATAGCCAGCAGTTTACTATCGACTACAGAGGCAATCGCTGGCGTCCATTCTGCCATCCTCCTGCCACCTTACTCTCAGCTCGCTTTAACCCATACGCCCCTCTTAGTCTCTCTTCGCACAATCGTCGACATCCTTACCCTATCTTTCCCGCAGCTATCATTCTTACCAGTATCAATCAACAATGATTCTCAAATAGCGTCTCTGCAAAGGCACAAGGAAGCGGCCTTATGGAAAAGAACGTTTGTTATGTCAGCCATATTTGCTGTTCCCGTGTTTATCATTGGGATGCTGAGCATGTACCTGCCGACGTGGCTGATGGGATGGACTATGTGGAAAATAGTGACAGGAATCTATCTTGGAGACCTTTTCTGTTTGGTGCTTACCGTGCCCGTGCAAACTTGGCTAGCGAAGAGGTTTTATATGAACGCTTGGAAATCTGTGAAGCACGGATCAGCCACCAT GGATGTTCTGGTTGTTCTTGGAACATCCTCTGCTTTCTGTTACTCTGTCCTTGCTATGTTCTTCGCCATGTTCTCATCCGACCCGGACTACCATCCTCAAACATTCTTCGACACTTCCACCATGCTGATCACTTTCGTCTCACTTGGTCGATACATCGAAAACATCGCTAAAGGCAAGACTTCCGCTGCTCTTACCGACCTCTTGTCCCTCACTCCTTCTTCCGCTACGATATATGCCGATCCCCCTGCGGAGGGCGGACTGCCTGATTCTTCTGCCCAGACACGGAAGATCCCCACTGAACTCGTTCAAGTCGGTGACGTCGTACTTCTTGTTCCTGGTGAGAAGATCCCGGCCGATGGTACTGTCTTAAGCGGTTCAACATCAGTTGATGAATCCATGGTAACTGGCGAAGCTCTTCCCATGCCTAAAACGGCCGGTTCTCAAGTGATCGGCGGTACAGTGAACGGACTGGGTACCATCACGTTTCGGGTCACCCGCGCTGGAGCCGACACCGCCCTTTCCCAGATTGTTAAGCTGGTAGAGGAGGCTCAGACTTCCAAGGCACCTATCCAACAGTTCGCTGATCGCGTCGCCGGTATTTTTGTCCCCATTGTCATCACTCTCAGTTTGACGACCTTTGTGATATGGATGATCATTTCGCATTTCTGGTCTTATGGCAGCTTGCCGGAAGTCTTCCACTCTCCTGGTGTGAGCAGATTTGGTGTTTGCCTCAAGCTCTGTATCTCGGTGGTCGTTGTGGCCTGCCCATGCGCTTTGGGGCTGAGCACCCCTACGGCCGTGATGGTCGGTACAGGTGTCGGTGCTCAGAACGGTATCCTTATCAAGGGCGGAAAAGCTCTTGAAGCGTGCAAGGGCGTCAAGAGGGTTGTTTTGGACAAGACTGGAACGGTAACAGAAGGCAAGATGACTGTTGTCTCAGTCGCTTGGGCTTCCTCGCCTGGTGTTGTCAACATCGGACAAGGGGACTTGGACACTGCCGCCACTTTGTCTACTACAACATCTGCAAACCCTCTTCAACGACATACTATCATTTCCCTCATCTCTCTTGCCGAAGCCAGGTCTGAGCATCCCTTGGGTATGGCTGTTGCCGCTCATGGACGTGAAATTCTCTCCAACGCAGGTCTTCCACCTCCTAACGGTGAAATCGTCGAGTTTGAGAGTCATACCGGTGAAGGTCTCGAAGCTGTCGTCAAGCTTTCGGGTGGTGCGATAGAGGAACGTATCCGAATTGGCAAAGCAGATTTTGTATTGTCTAACAGCAAATTGGATGAAGCTTATGCTGAGAAGCAGCAGCTTAGTATGCCAAGCGAAATCCAGGAGTTTGAACAGGACCAAATGGCACTTGCCAGGACCGTCATTTTCGTTTCAATCATCCGCCCTACCGGCGTAGTTCCAGTCACCGCTCTCGCCTTATCCGATTCCCCGAAGCCATCGTCTGCCCAAGCCATCCGTGCCCTCAAAGCTATGGGTATCAAGGTGACCATGCTTACTGGTGATGCTGCTGCGACAGCCCAAGCGGTTGCCCGCCAAGTGGGTattgatgaggatgaggttTACTCTGGTATCAGCCCCAAAGGAAAGGCCAAGATTGTGCAGGATCTTGGGCGGGCCGGTGGTGGCGTAGCTATGGTTGGCGACGGTATCAATGATTCTCCCGCTCTTGTTGCCGCTTCTCTCGGTATCGCTCTTTCGTCTGGTACATCTATTGCTATTGAAGCAGCCGATGTCGTCCTCGTGCGGTCCGACTTGCTGGACGTTGTTGCAGCCCTCGACTTGGGTCAAACTATCTTTAAGAAAATCAAGGCCAACTTGATCTGGGCGTGTTGCTATAATGTGTTGATGATCCCCTTGGCGATGGGTGTATTGTTGCCATGGGGTATTAATCTTCATCCAATGATGGCTGCGGCTGCTATGGCGTTTAGCAGTGTTTCCGTTGTGGTGTCGAGTTTGACGCTGAAG TGGTGGACTCGGCCCCAAGCGTCAGTCGTTTCGGGAGAAAGCTATCTCCCCTCAAGCTCTCGCAGAGGTACTGTATTTATCCTCGTTGAGGGCGCCAGAAGCACAATCATGGATGGCGTCGATCGCGTTGCAGAGAAACTGCCCTTCTTGAAGAGATTTACTGAACGACGACGAAATGTACCCTCGACGGCAGAGTACGAGGCTATTCCTTTAGATAGGGCGGGAGCGTATGACGTATAG
- a CDS encoding Dipeptidyl-peptidase and tripeptidyl-peptidase, putative (Similar to TIGR gene model, INSD accession AAW47088.1), whose translation MPPHSPRSSTSTVYRDTLSTDPFHEKYSDVGDDLPYADDDGEGYATRPRNKSRKILALLVAIIAFAGIVGVLAASGYSVPAFSNKGGTKHITMDHVFNGTFNAYSRQIDWVTQAEDGTFSHIDRQGNIVLNTVRNMTTDTLLVNASLVLDPDGNQLHWTGWALSADMQYVLFKTDHLKQWRHSSFGNYWIHRRHDSFTFPVVPPTSPPTVAKCTWSPVGHALAFVSMNDVYTISEDDLSSVSPSSSSTPPHVRVTTDGSHTIFNGVPDWVYEEEVFESDTALWWSPDAKRIAFLRSDESKVHDFKLQYYNPSDDAFKVYQYQTELDMKYPKPGTPNPTVTVHTFSLSSSTVQRLTWPDEFPLPDRIITKVGWVADDALLVKEIDRAARDGNVVLFQFQHDEGKSKTMEGQIVRRLGKDGEEGDDGWIDHGQNAIPVKGSVRGYLDIVPNQGYNHIALFTPLNASKPLWITAGEWEVTEISGVDTEKGLVYFTAATPSIDRHIYSIPLSFSPNDNNDQEGGGGMTALTDTTVPGYFQASFSPKAGYYVLGYKGPEVPWQRLIETGSGDDRANVLLEGNAELNKTISEFLKPLVTRTTIENDGYQLNMLEILPPNIDITGRKKYPVLIRVYGGPGSQMVSNRFERDWHSYLAASQRYIIVMLDGRGTGFKGRNLRNPVRDDLGRWEVQDQIAAAREMAKRAYVDRSRIGIWGWSYGGYMTCKTIEAASGIFTLGMAVAPVTDWLYYDSIYTERYMSTPSANKEGYITSAVNNVTSFSGDKVDFIWAHGSGDDNVHYVNSAALLDKLTQEQVRGWRFRMFTDSNHSMDKRMAYREVYEWMNDYLEEKWGKGGTVRH comes from the exons ATGCCGCCACACTCGCCACGGTCCTCCACGTCCACGGTGTACCGCGACACGCTCAGCACAGACCCCTTCCATGAAAAATACTCCGACGTCGGCGATGATCTCCCCTACGCAGACGACGACGGCGAGGGCTACGCT ACACGCCCACGCAACAAGTCTCGCAAGATACTCGCACTCCTCGTCGCCATCATCGCCTTTGCAGGCATCGTCGGCGTGCTCGCAGCCTCGGGATACTCCGTCCCCGCCTTCTCCAACAAGGGCGGCACAAAGCACATCACCATGGACCATGTCTTTAACGGCACGTTCAATGCCTACAGCAGGCAGATCGATTGGGTCACGCAGG CGGAAGACGGCACGTTCTCGCATATCGACAGGCAAGGAAACATCGTCCTCAACACCGTCCGCAACATGACCACCGACACCCTCCTCGTCAACGCCTCCCTCGTCCTTGACCCCGACGGCAACCAACTTCACTGGACAGGCTGGGCCCTCTCCGCCGATATGCAATACGTCCTCTTCAAAACGGACCATCTCAAGCAGTGGCGCCACTCGTCGTTTGGGAATTACTGGATACATCGCCGTCACGATTCATTCACGTTTCCCGTCGTCCCGCCCACGAGCCCACCAACTGTCGCAAAATGTACCTGGTCGCCTGTCGGCCATGCGTTGGCGTTTGTCAGTATGAACGACGTCTATACCATCTCCGAGGACGACCTCTCGTCCGtctccccttcctcctcttccaccccTCCACATGTAAGAGTCACAACAGATGGAAGCCATACCATCTTCAACGGCGTCCCCGACTGGGTAtacgaagaagaagtgtTTGAATCGGATACCGCCCTCTGGTGGAGTCCTGATGCCAAGCGAATCGCATTCTTGAGAAGCGATGAGAGTAAAGTACATGATTTCAAGCTGCAATATTATAACCCATCGGACGATGCGTTTAAAGTGTATCAGTACCAGACTGAGCTTGATATGAA GTACCCTAAACCTGGTACACCCAACCCCACCGTCACCGTCCACaccttttccctttcctcctccaccgTACAGCGTCTCACGTGGCCGGACGAATTCCCCCTCCCGGATCGTATCATCACCAAAGTAGGCTGGGTAGCTGATGATGCCCTCCTCGTAAAAGAGATTGACAGAGCCGCGAGGGACGGCAACGTCGTTCTTTTCCAATTTCAGCACGATGAGGGGAAAAGTAAAACAATGGAGGGACAGATTGTGAGGCGGTTAGGAAAAGAcggagaggaaggagatgatggatgGATCGATCAT GGCCAAAACGCCATCCCGGTCAAAGGGTCAGTCCGGGGATACCTCGACATCGTCCCTAACCAAGGGTACAACCACATTGCGCTGTTCACTCCGCTAAACGCTAGTAAACCTCTGTGGATCACCGCCGGGGAATGGGAAGTCACAGAGATATCGGGGGTCGATACCGAAAAGGGTCTTGT GTATTTTACAGCCGCAACCCCTTCTATCGACAGACACATCTACTCTATCCCCTTATCCTTCTCGCCCAACGATAACAACGATCAAgaagggggaggagggatgACGGCATTGACAGATACGACGGTTCCCGGATACTTTCAAgcctccttctcccccAAAGCGGGGTACTATGTCTTGGGGTATAAAGGACCAGAAGTGCCTTGGCAGAGGTTGATCGAAACGGGATCTGGAGACGATC GAGCAAATGTGTTATTGGAAGGTAATGCAGAATTGAACAAGACGATTTCTGAATTCCTAAAACCCCTTGTTACGAGGACGACCATCGAAAACGACGGATACCAACTCAACATGCTCGAGATCCTCCCTCCCAACATTGACATCACCGGCCGCAAAAAGTACCCCGTCCTGATCCGCGTCTACGGCGGACCCGGCTCTCAGATGGTATCCAACCGCTTTGAACGGGATTGGCACTCGTACCTCGCCGCGTCCCAGCGATACATTATCGTCATGCTGGACGGCCGTGGGACAGGGTTTAAAGGCAGGAATCTGCGGAATCCCGTGCGGGATGATTTGGGGCGGTGGGAGGTACAGGATCAGATTGCGGCAGCGAGGGAGATGGCGAAGAGGGCGTATGTCGATAGATCGAGGATTGGGATTTGGGGATGG AGTTATGGAGGGTATATGACTTGTAAAACAATCGAAGCTGCTTCTGGTATATTCACCCTCGGAA TGGCCGTCGCACCCGTCACCGACTGGCTTTACTACGACTCCATCTATACCGAACGGTACATGTCAACCCCGTCCGCCAACAAGGAGGGGTACATCACCTCTGCAGTGAACAATGTCACTTCCTTTTCCGGCGATAAAGTCGATTTCATCTGGGCACATGGAAGTGGAGACGATAATGTGCATTATGTAAATAGTGCCGCGCTTTTGGACAAGTTGACACAGGAGCAAGtgagaggatggaggtTTAGGATGTTTACCGATTC CAATCATTCAATGGACAAGCGTATGGCGTACCGGGAAGTGTACGAGTGGATGAATGATTACTTGGAAGAAAAATGGGGGAAAGGAGGGACTGTACGCCATTAG
- a CDS encoding type 2C protein phosphatase PTC6 (Similar to TIGR gene model, INSD accession AAW47090.1) — MSSSRLSLRSFPHLSPSHPRLSPRVVHPRRFHDYIRGPMAKGTYKVPLSSPKVVGSFSSRGHREYQEDSSSIQALQLSPQELQSSLSRLKTQESGHVDWDPSTAGSHFLAQQVAYFGIFDGHGGKQVSQYLSQNLHALIEQVDSTSIRPIVEWTKEKHAGYFKRWRGGALQRWTQWADGEVGEGDGVREEVEWGEAGRGEGKMLMTLEERLTLAFLQADKEILTSIEHSDRCGSTASVALLHSLDSPSQPYWAAKKLALTIAHCGDTRVLLCNRETGLVTPLTEKHHAESRIEASRLRRMGAGLLVSDSYGESRWMGAVENTRGFGDGRWKPSGVTVEPQVETRVIDGHAHAYMILVTDGITSLISDQEIIDLARRSLDPSRAAKTIVHFAEDLGASDNCTCVVVPLAGWGDVRGEDRTVDRREYRRRHAETMSTRMQRM, encoded by the exons ATGTCCTCCAGCCGTCTATCCCTTCGCTCGTTCCCTCATCTCTCCCCCTCCCACCCCCGTCTCTCCCCCCGCGTCGTCCATCCACGGCGTTTCCATGACTACATCAGAGGTCCAATGGCCAAAG GGACATATAAAGtccctctctcctctcccaaAGTAGTAGGGTCATTCTCTTCCAGAGGTCATCGAGA GTATCAAGAAGATTCATCATCCATACAAGCTCTCCAGCTCAGTCCGCAAGAACTGCAATCATCATTATCAAGACTCAAGACTCAAGAATCTGGACATGTCGACTGGGATCCGTCGACCGCTGGTTCGCACTTTCTAGCACAGCAGGTTGCTTATTTCGGCATCTTTGACGG ACATGGCGGCAAACAAGTATCGCAATACCTCTCCCAAAACCTACACGCTCTGATCGAACAAGTGGACTCGACGTCGATCCGGCCGATAGTGGAATGGACAAAAGAGAAGCATGCGGGGTATTTCAAGCGATGGAGAGGCGGGGCGCTGCAGCGCTGGACACAGTGGGCGGATGGGGAGGTGGGCGAGGGAGACGGTGtgagggaagaggtggagTGGGGAGAGGCGGGGagaggggaaggaaagatGTTGATGACTTTGGAGGAGAGGTTGACTCTGGCTTTTCTCCAG GCAGACAAGGAGATATTGACGAGTATCGAACATTCAGATCGATGTGGTTCAACAGCGTCCGTCGCGCTTTTACATTCACTCGATAGTCCTTCACAACCTTACTGGGCGGCCAAAAAGCTCGCACTTACAATCGCTCATTGCGG CGACACGCGGGTTCTGCTGTGTAATCGCGAAACAGGGCTCGTCACACCTCTCACCGAGAAACATCACGCCGAATCCCGTATCGAAGCATCCCGCCTCCGCCGTATGGGCGCCGGTCTCCTAGTCTCCGATTCGTACGGCGAGTCAAGGTGGATGGGCGCGGTGGAGAATACGAGGGGGTTTGGGGATGGGAGGTGGAAGCCGTCGGGCGTGACGGTCGAGCCGCAGGTCGAGACCCGGGTGATTGATGGGCATGCACACGCGTACATGATCCTCGTCACGGACGGTATCACCTCCCTCATCTCCGACCAGGAAATCATCGACCTCGCCCGCCGGTCGCTCGATCCCTCCCGCGCAGCCAAGACGATCGTCCATTTCGCAGAAGATTTGGGCGCGTCGGATAATTGTACGTGTGTGGTGGTGCCACTCGCTGGATGGGGGGATGTACGTGGGGAAGATAGGACGGTGGATAGGAGAGAGTATAGGAGAAGGCATGCGGAGACGATGAGCACCAGGATGCAGAGGATGTAG
- a CDS encoding Mitochondrial inner membrane citrate transporter, putative; Ctp1p (Similar to TIGR gene model, INSD accession AAW47094.1) has product MSAQARGKAKEKPIASLLAGATAGGVEAFITFPLESIKTQLQFGALDGGKPLTPYQALKSTVQQRGVHGLYAGCTAVVIGNAVKAGVRFTTYDQFKSLLKDDEGKLTAPRSMLAGLGAGMSEAIIAVTPSETIKQMIEDSKLAQPRYKGLVHGVQTIIKEEGYRGVYRGVGPVMLRQGANSAVRFSSYSTLKQLAQGSAVPGEDMPGWMTFGIGATAGVITVYSTMPFDVVKTRMQSIHAKQEYRNAFHCAFRIFKEEGVLKFWKGTVPRLGRLVMSGGIIFTVYEKTYPLVAAVL; this is encoded by the exons ATGTCCGCCCAGGCTAGAGGAAAGGCCAAGGAGAAGCCTATAGCGTCCCTCCTCGCTGGCGCCACCGCCGGCGGTGTCGAGGCATTCATCACTTTCCCACTCGAAAGTATCAAGACCCAACTTCAATTCGGTGCTCTCGACGGCGGCAAG CCCCTGACTCCGTACCAAGCCCTCAAATCTACGGTCCAGCAAAGAGGCGTCCACGGTTTATATGCCGGTTGTACAGCGGTGGTGATTGGTAATGCCGTCAAGGCCGGTGTGCGGTTTACAACTTATGACCAGTTCAAGAGTCTCCTAAAGGATGACGAG GGCAAGTTGACAGCTCCTCGGTCAATGCTTGCAGGTCTTGGAGCGGGCATGTCTGAAGCTATTATCGCTGTTACCCCTTCGGAAACTATCAAGCAA ATGATTGAAGATTCCAAGCTTGCTCAACCGCGATACAAGGGTCTCGTCCATGGTGTACAGACTATCATCAAGGAGGAAGGGTACAGAGGTGTTTATCGTGGTGTTGGTCCTGTC ATGCTCCGACAAGGCGCCAATTCTGCTGTCCGATTTTCTTCCTACTCGACTTTGAAGCAGCTCGCTCAAGGGAGCGCGGTGCCAGGGGAAGATATGCCCGGATGGATGACGTTTGGCATCGGTGCGACGGCTGGTGTTATCACTGTTT ACTCTACCATGCCCTTCGA CGTGGTAAAGACCCGTATGCAATCCATCCACGCCAAGCAAGAATACCGCAACGCTTTCCACTGCGCCTTTAGGATCTTCAAGGAGGAAGGCGTGCTCAAGTTTTGGAAGGGGACTGTCCCCCGACTAGGTCGTTTGGTC ATGAGCGGTGGTATCATCTTCACCGTGTACGAAAAGACATATCCACTTGTAGCTGCGGTTCTTTAG
- a CDS encoding Regulatory subunit of acetolactate synthase, putative; Ilv6p, putative (Similar to TIGR gene model, INSD accession AAW47096.1; which catalyzes the first step of branched-chain amino acid biosynthesis), translating to MSHRALSAPLRAIRGSRLQQTATRWASTKTPSPPKPIDDSTSALDYKLHKHGRRLPHLVTQHPRSPSAEEAVTNILYNTPPPSTEPFKRHRLNCLVQNEPGVLSRVSGILAGRGFNIDSLVVCQTEIRDLSRMCIILKGQDGVIEQARRQLEDLVPVWAVLDYTKTSCVERELLLAKVSILGPEFAEAQLSGPIPDTSFEHAVENQNAENPPSFVAQGEPQGDDKIQRELALARSFESAAQPTPAGALYPSRSGAGQDMSASEALIAKNLHLSAIKTLADQFGGRVVDVAENSCIVELTAKSSRVDSFLSLMRPFGVLEAARSGVMVLPRTPIPRYGEEDELAAEKEEIDVSLLPPG from the exons ATGTCCCACAGAGCTCTTTCCGCGCCTCTCCGCGCCATCCGCGGTAGCCGCTTACAACAAACAGCTACAAGATGGGCGTCCACAAAGACGCCCTCTCCTCCAAAGCCCATTGACGACAGCACCAGCGCCCTCGACT ACAAGCTCCACAAGCACGGTCGAAGACTGCCTCATCTCGTCACTCAGCACCCTAGGTCTCCTTCTGCTGAGGAGGCCGTCACCAACATCCTTTACAACACCCCTCCTCCCAGCACTGAGCCCTTCAAGCG ACACCGATTGAACTGCCTTGTTCAGAACGAGCCTGGTGTCCTCTCTCGCGTTTCTGGTATCCTTGCCGGTCGAGGTTTCAACATTG ACTCTCTTGTCGTTTGCCAGACAGAAATCCGAGACTTGTCCCGCATGTGCATCATCCTCAAGGGCCAGGACGGCGTGATCGAGCAAGCCCGTCGTCAACTCGAAGACCTCGTCCCCGTCTGGGCCGTGTTGGACTACACCAAGACATCTTGTGTGGAACGCGAATTGCTTCTTGCCAAAGTCTCCATCCTCGGCCCCGAATTTGCCGAGGCCCAACTGTCGGGTCCTATCCCCGACACCTCGTTTGAGCACGCGGTGGAGAACCAGAACGCGGAGAACCCGCCTTCCTTTGTCGCCCAGGGTGAACCTCAGGGAGATGACAAGATTCAACGTGAACTCGCGCTTGCGCGTTCCTTTGAATCCGCCGCTCAACCCACTCCTGCCGGTGCGCTCTACCCTAGTCGATCAGGGGCCGGTCAAGACATGTCTGCAAGCGAGGCGTTGATCGCGAAGAACTTGCACTTGTCTGCTATCAAGACGCTTGCCGACCAGTTTGGTGGACGCGTAGTGGATGTGGCTGAGAATAGCTGTATCGTCGAGTTGACCGCCAAGAGCTCGAGAGTGGACTCGTTCTTAAGCTTGATGAGGCCATTTGGTGTGCTCGAGGCTGCTAGGTCTG GTGTGATGGTTCTCCCGCGAACTCCCATCCCCAGGTACggcgaggaggatgagTTGGCTGCtgagaaagaagagattgacgtTAGCTTGCTTCCTCCCGGATAG